A single region of the Chryseobacterium culicis genome encodes:
- a CDS encoding RNA polymerase sigma factor, which produces MSSPEKEFLEKIEKHKGVVFKISKMYMDNKDDQNDLYQEIIYQAWKSYADFQKRSDFSTWLYRTALNTAIVFLRSEKKRSFIQNQNVDGMGARQEPYNDTDDVNMKRMYEAIHQLSPIDKALIFFFLEGFSGKEIALQLGITEVNTRVKLKRAKEKLKEIISGQDADSH; this is translated from the coding sequence ATGTCTTCACCGGAAAAAGAATTTTTAGAGAAAATTGAAAAACACAAAGGTGTTGTTTTCAAGATCTCTAAAATGTATATGGATAATAAGGACGATCAGAATGACCTCTATCAGGAGATCATTTACCAGGCCTGGAAATCATACGCTGATTTTCAAAAGAGAAGTGATTTCTCTACATGGCTTTACAGAACTGCGCTTAACACAGCAATTGTTTTCCTGCGAAGTGAAAAAAAACGTAGTTTTATACAGAATCAGAATGTAGATGGGATGGGTGCCCGGCAGGAACCTTATAATGATACGGATGATGTGAATATGAAGCGGATGTATGAAGCCATCCATCAGTTGAGCCCCATAGATAAAGCCCTTATCTTTTTCTTTTTAGAAGGGTTTTCGGGAAAAGAGATTGCTCTTCAGCTGGGAATTACCGAAGTGAATACGCGGGTAAAGCTGAAAAGAGCTAAAGAAAAACTGAAAGAGATTATTAGTGGACAAGATGCCGATTCCCATTAA
- a CDS encoding NADP-dependent glyceraldehyde-3-phosphate dehydrogenase: MSSENTASFHHIFKAENEIPEEYKVPVIHQRTYLLNGELVEWNGDVTEIYSPVCIPTENGLERKLLGSIPNIGPNEAMEVLEACVKAYDNGLGEWPTMSVEGRIKCMQKFVYLMIQQRDLIIKLLMWEIGKTLADSTKEFDRTVDYINQTIDALKDLDRESSRFQQAEGTIAQIRRAPLGVVLSMGPFNYPLNEIFTTLIPALIMGNTILFKLPKHGVLAHYPLLNAFKEAFPKGTVNTLYGKGSEIITPIMESGKVNVLAFIGSSKVANGLKKLHPKVNRLRAILSLDAKNAAIVTKNANLDVAVSECILGALSFNGQRCTALKLIFVQKEVALEFTEKLTAAVSALKAGLPWEKDVKITPLPEVNKPSYLKECIDDALQKGAAVLNKDGGYTDESFVFPAVVYPVNSDMKLYHEEQFGPVIPVVPFEDIEEPIEYQVNASHGMQVSIFSEDPHEVARLIDPFVNLVSRVNINCQAQRGPDVFPFTGRKDSAEGTLSVFDALRSFSIRSLVAAKLTDSNKELLNTIVREHDSNFLSTDYIF, from the coding sequence ATGAGTTCAGAAAATACAGCATCATTTCATCACATTTTTAAAGCAGAAAACGAAATTCCGGAAGAATATAAAGTTCCGGTCATTCATCAGAGAACTTATCTTTTGAATGGCGAACTGGTAGAGTGGAACGGCGATGTTACCGAAATCTATTCTCCGGTATGCATCCCCACAGAAAACGGATTGGAAAGAAAGCTTCTGGGAAGTATTCCGAATATTGGTCCAAATGAGGCTATGGAAGTTCTTGAAGCCTGTGTGAAAGCCTATGATAATGGACTTGGCGAATGGCCGACAATGTCTGTGGAAGGACGTATCAAATGCATGCAGAAATTCGTATACCTGATGATTCAGCAGAGAGATTTGATCATTAAACTGCTGATGTGGGAGATCGGAAAAACGCTGGCAGATTCTACCAAGGAATTTGACCGTACTGTAGATTATATCAATCAGACCATTGATGCATTGAAAGATCTCGACAGGGAATCATCCCGTTTTCAACAGGCAGAAGGAACGATTGCACAGATCAGAAGGGCACCGCTTGGCGTGGTGTTAAGTATGGGACCATTTAATTATCCTCTGAATGAAATTTTTACCACATTGATTCCGGCGCTGATTATGGGAAATACCATTCTTTTTAAACTTCCAAAACATGGGGTATTGGCTCATTATCCTTTATTAAACGCTTTCAAAGAAGCATTCCCGAAAGGAACGGTGAATACCCTATACGGAAAAGGGTCAGAAATCATCACACCGATCATGGAAAGCGGAAAAGTGAATGTGTTGGCTTTTATCGGTTCAAGTAAAGTGGCTAACGGACTGAAAAAACTCCATCCGAAAGTGAACCGTTTAAGAGCTATTTTAAGTTTGGATGCGAAAAATGCAGCTATTGTGACCAAAAACGCCAATCTGGATGTAGCGGTGAGCGAGTGTATTTTAGGAGCGCTTTCTTTCAATGGACAGCGTTGTACCGCACTCAAGCTGATATTTGTTCAGAAAGAAGTGGCTTTGGAGTTTACTGAGAAATTGACTGCTGCCGTTTCTGCGCTAAAGGCTGGGCTGCCGTGGGAAAAAGACGTTAAAATAACACCACTTCCGGAAGTGAACAAACCTTCATATTTAAAAGAATGTATTGATGATGCTTTACAGAAAGGAGCTGCAGTTCTGAATAAAGATGGAGGCTATACAGATGAATCTTTTGTTTTTCCGGCGGTAGTGTATCCCGTAAACAGTGATATGAAACTGTATCATGAAGAGCAGTTTGGCCCTGTGATTCCTGTTGTTCCCTTTGAAGATATAGAAGAACCTATAGAATATCAGGTGAATGCTTCCCATGGGATGCAGGTGAGCATTTTCAGTGAAGATCCCCATGAAGTAGCAAGACTGATTGATCCATTTGTCAATCTTGTAAGCCGTGTCAACATCAACTGTCAGGCACAGCGAGGTCCGGATGTTTTTCCTTTTACCGGAAGAAAAGACAGTGCGGAAGGAACACTTTCTGTTTTTGATGCACTTCGTTCGTTCTCTATCAGATCTTTAGTAGCGGCAAAACTTACTGATTCTAATAAAGAGTTACTGAATACTATTGTCAGAGAACATGATTCTAACTTTTTAAGTACCGATTACATTTTCTAA